One part of the Pseudemcibacter aquimaris genome encodes these proteins:
- the ilvD gene encoding dihydroxy-acid dehydratase — protein sequence MPAYRSKTSTHGRNMAGARALWRATGVTDNDFGKPIIAVVNSFTQFVPGHVHLKDMGQLVAREIEKYGGIAKEFNTIAVDDGIAMGHDGMLYSLPSREVIADSVEYMANAHCADALVCISNCDKITPGMLMAAMRLNIPAVFVSGGPMEAGKTEGVNHGLDLVDAIVMAVDPNVDDETVNKVEASACPTCGSCSGMFTANSMNCLTEALGLSLPGNGSALATHADRKQLFLGAAKTIMNLTKAYYENDDESALPRNIASFKAFENAMSLDIAMGGSTNTVLHLLAAANEAECDFDMDDIDRLSKVVPNICKVAPATQQYHMEDVHRAGGVIAILGELEKGGLIHRDCATVQGRTIGEVIDYFDVNRDAPEDVQDFYKAAPGGVRTTEAFSQSERFNTLDLDREGGCIRSVEHAYSKDGGLAVLQGNIALDGCIVKSAGVAEENFTFKGPARVYESQDSAVEGIIGGEVKAGEAVVIRYEGPRGGPGMQEMLYPTSYLKSMGLGTACALITDGRFSGGTSGLSIGHVSPEAASGGAIGLVQNGDIVEVDIPNRVIRIDVSDEELAKRRDIMNGRGSAAWKPTEIRTRVVSKALEAYGLMATSADKGAVRRLDHLKG from the coding sequence ATGCCTGCTTATCGTTCCAAAACGTCAACCCATGGCCGCAATATGGCCGGTGCCCGTGCCCTTTGGCGCGCAACCGGGGTAACCGATAATGATTTTGGAAAACCTATTATCGCTGTGGTCAATAGCTTCACACAATTTGTACCGGGACATGTCCATTTAAAAGATATGGGCCAATTGGTTGCCCGTGAAATTGAAAAATACGGCGGCATTGCAAAAGAATTTAACACCATTGCTGTCGATGACGGCATCGCCATGGGCCATGACGGCATGCTTTATTCCCTGCCAAGCCGCGAAGTAATCGCCGACAGTGTAGAATATATGGCCAATGCCCATTGTGCCGACGCGCTCGTTTGTATTTCAAACTGTGACAAAATCACCCCAGGCATGTTGATGGCAGCAATGCGTCTGAATATCCCTGCTGTTTTTGTTTCCGGTGGCCCAATGGAAGCCGGAAAAACAGAAGGCGTTAATCACGGTCTTGATCTTGTGGATGCGATTGTGATGGCCGTTGATCCAAATGTGGATGATGAAACAGTGAATAAAGTTGAAGCATCCGCATGCCCAACATGCGGTTCATGTTCCGGCATGTTCACCGCCAACAGCATGAACTGCTTGACCGAGGCACTTGGTTTATCGTTACCGGGAAATGGTTCCGCGCTTGCAACACATGCTGACCGAAAACAATTGTTCCTTGGGGCAGCCAAAACAATCATGAATCTGACCAAAGCCTATTACGAAAATGACGATGAAAGCGCGCTGCCGCGTAACATCGCATCATTCAAAGCATTTGAAAACGCCATGTCACTTGATATCGCCATGGGTGGTTCAACCAATACGGTTCTTCACTTACTTGCCGCCGCAAACGAGGCCGAATGTGATTTCGATATGGATGATATTGATAGATTATCCAAAGTCGTGCCAAATATTTGTAAAGTGGCACCAGCCACACAGCAATATCATATGGAAGATGTTCACCGCGCCGGTGGTGTTATCGCCATTTTGGGTGAGCTGGAAAAAGGCGGCCTTATTCACCGCGACTGTGCAACCGTTCAGGGTCGTACAATCGGCGAAGTCATCGATTATTTTGACGTAAACCGCGACGCACCCGAAGACGTACAGGATTTTTATAAAGCCGCCCCGGGTGGTGTCCGCACCACAGAAGCATTCTCACAATCTGAACGTTTCAATACGCTTGACCTAGACCGTGAAGGCGGCTGTATCCGTAGCGTTGAACACGCCTATTCCAAGGATGGCGGCTTGGCCGTACTGCAAGGAAACATCGCGTTAGACGGATGTATCGTTAAATCAGCGGGCGTCGCAGAAGAAAACTTCACATTCAAGGGACCAGCCCGCGTTTATGAAAGCCAAGATAGTGCCGTGGAAGGCATAATCGGCGGCGAAGTAAAAGCCGGTGAAGCCGTCGTAATCCGTTACGAAGGACCACGCGGCGGACCGGGAATGCAGGAAATGCTTTACCCGACGTCATACCTGAAATCCATGGGATTAGGTACAGCATGCGCGCTGATCACTGATGGCCGTTTTTCCGGTGGTACTTCCGGTTTATCCATTGGTCACGTTTCACCAGAGGCAGCATCAGGGGGCGCAATCGGACTTGTCCAAAATGGTGATATCGTCGAAGTGGATATTCCAAACCGTGTAATCCGCATTGATGTCAGTGATGAAGAGCTTGCGAAACGCCGCGATATTATGAACGGTCGCGGTAGTGCCGCATGGAAACCAACCGAAATTCGCACACGCGTGGTTTCAAAAGCGCTTGAAGCATACGGCTTGATGGCAACATCCGCTGATAAAGGTGCCGTGCGCCGTCTTGATCACTTAAAAGGATAA
- a CDS encoding threonine synthase: MTNSVEYKFTKDLYDAKASFVTNLECSITGKDDYKAGEIHGLSEAGRPLLVRYDLDAIKNSVTKEEIEARPGGFWKYRELLPVNTGDAVTSLGEVMTPLIPLKASVPDGYDIIVKDEGRLPTGSFKARGLGMAVAMAKELGQTHLAMPTNGNAGAALAAYASYAGLKTTVFCPDDTPIVNIREIELQGADVYTVNGLINDCGKIVFEGKEEMGWADISTLKEPYRIEGKKTMGLELAEQLGWEMPDVIFYPTGGGTGLIGMWKAFDEMEKLGWIGSKRPKMVAVQAEGCAPIVKAYDDGEEHAPLWDDAFTEAWGIRVPVAVGDFLILRAVRESGGFAIAVKEDHIFDCRDRVAKQDGVLLCPEGAATFAAWEMALESGQVSKDDKVILFNCATGLKYPMPETDQFLDKNEPIDYGQFK; encoded by the coding sequence ATGACCAATTCCGTGGAATATAAATTCACCAAAGACCTTTATGATGCAAAAGCATCATTCGTGACCAACCTTGAATGTTCAATCACAGGAAAGGATGATTATAAAGCTGGTGAAATCCACGGATTATCAGAAGCAGGTAGACCATTACTGGTTCGTTATGATCTTGATGCCATTAAAAACAGCGTCACCAAAGAAGAAATTGAAGCCCGTCCGGGCGGTTTTTGGAAATACCGCGAATTATTGCCAGTGAACACGGGTGATGCGGTCACCAGCCTTGGTGAAGTGATGACGCCACTGATCCCGTTAAAAGCATCCGTTCCTGATGGTTATGATATCATTGTAAAGGATGAAGGGCGCCTTCCAACCGGATCATTTAAAGCACGTGGCCTTGGAATGGCTGTGGCGATGGCCAAAGAACTGGGGCAAACCCATCTTGCCATGCCGACAAACGGCAATGCCGGTGCGGCACTTGCGGCATATGCCAGTTACGCGGGGCTAAAAACAACCGTATTTTGCCCGGATGACACCCCGATTGTGAACATTCGTGAAATTGAACTTCAGGGCGCGGATGTTTATACGGTCAACGGCCTGATCAACGATTGCGGCAAAATCGTATTCGAGGGCAAAGAGGAAATGGGCTGGGCTGATATTTCCACCTTAAAAGAGCCATATCGCATCGAAGGTAAGAAAACCATGGGCCTTGAGCTTGCGGAGCAGCTCGGTTGGGAAATGCCGGATGTGATTTTTTATCCAACCGGTGGCGGCACTGGCCTAATCGGTATGTGGAAAGCCTTTGATGAGATGGAAAAACTTGGCTGGATTGGCAGCAAACGGCCAAAAATGGTCGCCGTACAAGCAGAAGGATGCGCCCCAATCGTAAAAGCATATGATGACGGTGAAGAACATGCCCCGCTTTGGGATGATGCCTTCACCGAAGCATGGGGTATTCGCGTTCCCGTTGCCGTGGGTGATTTTCTGATCCTACGCGCCGTACGTGAAAGTGGTGGTTTTGCCATTGCCGTTAAAGAAGACCATATCTTTGATTGCCGTGACCGTGTCGCGAAACAAGATGGTGTGCTGCTCTGCCCAGAAGGGGCCGCAACATTCGCCGCGTGGGAAATGGCCCTTGAAAGTGGGCAAGTGAGCAAAGATGACAAAGTTATTCTGTTTAACTGCGCAACGGGGCTAAAATATCCGATGCCGGAAACAGATCAGTTCCTCGATAAAAATGAACCAATTGATTACGGACAGTTTAAGTAA
- a CDS encoding SIMPL domain-containing protein, translating into MIKSSLFMLPVAAFIMTNTASAQQIAQCEGPLISMEGAGEVESVPDIAEVMLNVKSESKTEGEALQDLSENLQKIVDVLEDLNIKDEHIRTDSININPVYNPRNRQEIIAYSGTSRVYFKTFDLKKISDLMNGVMAGSDNLFSNITYSSSDAENLEDKAREKAFKKAHHKAKLYAELSGNKLGQICTISENQIFTNIQPFAINRRSDMMAMESAPAMKGGLNIPIKPGLMKTSARVSVVYQLEK; encoded by the coding sequence ATGATCAAATCATCTCTTTTTATGCTTCCGGTAGCTGCATTTATAATGACAAACACCGCATCTGCACAACAAATCGCGCAGTGCGAAGGCCCGCTTATCAGTATGGAAGGGGCAGGTGAAGTGGAAAGCGTTCCCGATATCGCCGAAGTCATGCTGAATGTAAAAAGCGAAAGCAAAACCGAAGGCGAAGCATTACAGGATTTATCAGAAAATCTTCAGAAAATTGTGGATGTTCTAGAAGACCTTAATATTAAAGATGAACATATCCGCACCGATAGCATCAATATCAATCCCGTTTATAATCCAAGAAACCGTCAGGAAATCATTGCATATAGCGGCACATCGCGGGTTTATTTTAAAACATTTGATTTAAAGAAAATTTCCGACCTTATGAACGGCGTGATGGCGGGAAGTGATAACCTGTTTTCAAACATTACCTATTCATCATCGGATGCAGAAAATTTAGAAGACAAAGCCCGCGAAAAAGCGTTTAAAAAAGCTCATCATAAAGCCAAATTATATGCAGAACTTTCCGGCAATAAATTAGGCCAAATTTGCACCATCAGCGAAAACCAAATTTTCACCAACATTCAACCCTTCGCCATAAACCGCAGATCAGATATGATGGCCATGGAATCCGCCCCAGCCATGAAAGGCGGCCTTAATATTCCTATTAAACCGGGTCTTATGAAAACGTCTGCACGGGTATCGGTGGTTTATCAACTGGAAAAGTAG
- a CDS encoding SIMPL domain-containing protein, with the protein MKTIISICTFIISYCFLASVSFAQLASYCQGPVIIMEGEGEVESIPDIAELRISIIANNENETIILNELAENTHKVINILKSINIDEADIQTGGLNISPMYGLEPYPRGNNSEITSFKGSSFVSFKTTNIENIEEIANKVMNGSQNLLSQINFSSSQKEVLLSKAREAAFLKAQNKAEQFTKLSGNRLGEICTITEGDIGKVTDPVNYAVNNYRMSGAAMLSQARIPNIPIKPGKIKTKSKVSIVYQLEN; encoded by the coding sequence ATGAAAACTATCATTTCTATTTGTACATTCATCATATCTTACTGCTTTCTTGCAAGCGTAAGCTTTGCACAGCTCGCATCTTATTGCCAGGGACCAGTAATTATCATGGAGGGCGAAGGTGAAGTTGAAAGCATTCCGGATATAGCAGAATTAAGAATTTCAATTATCGCTAATAACGAAAATGAAACAATCATCCTTAATGAACTCGCAGAAAATACACATAAGGTCATCAATATTCTAAAAAGTATAAATATTGATGAAGCAGACATACAAACTGGCGGCTTGAATATTTCGCCAATGTACGGTCTTGAACCCTACCCAAGAGGTAACAATTCGGAAATCACATCATTCAAAGGCAGCTCGTTTGTTTCATTCAAAACAACAAACATTGAAAACATCGAAGAGATAGCGAATAAGGTCATGAATGGAAGCCAAAATTTATTATCTCAAATTAATTTTTCCTCATCACAAAAAGAAGTTCTTCTTTCAAAAGCAAGAGAGGCGGCATTTCTTAAAGCGCAAAATAAAGCAGAACAATTCACTAAACTCTCAGGAAATAGATTAGGAGAAATTTGTACTATTACCGAAGGAGATATCGGAAAAGTAACCGACCCAGTAAATTACGCAGTCAATAATTATAGAATGAGTGGTGCAGCAATGCTCAGCCAAGCTAGAATTCCAAACATTCCCATTAAGCCAGGCAAAATAAAAACCAAATCAAAAGTTTCTATTGTCTACCAACTGGAGAATTAA
- the folA gene encoding type 3 dihydrofolate reductase, producing the protein MVKVSLIVAAAENRTIGKDNDMPWKISSDLKYFKKVTMNKPVIMGRKTFESIGKPLPGRTNIVITRDTGFTHEGVITAHSVEMALDVAHGMAEMRKEKEIMVIGGAQIYALTLPIADRLYLTRIHAEIEGDAHFPELDEKDWLEYSREDHSRGEKDSHDHSFIVLDRIS; encoded by the coding sequence ATGGTTAAAGTATCGCTTATTGTTGCTGCCGCAGAAAATCGTACCATTGGTAAAGACAATGATATGCCATGGAAGATTTCATCTGACTTAAAATATTTTAAAAAAGTCACCATGAATAAACCAGTGATCATGGGCCGTAAAACGTTTGAGAGCATCGGAAAACCTTTACCCGGCCGCACCAATATCGTTATCACCCGTGACACAGGTTTTACCCATGAAGGGGTGATTACTGCACACAGTGTTGAAATGGCACTGGATGTTGCACACGGTATGGCCGAAATGCGAAAAGAAAAAGAAATCATGGTGATCGGCGGCGCACAGATTTATGCGCTCACCTTACCGATTGCAGATAGGCTTTACCTAACCCGCATCCATGCGGAAATTGAGGGCGACGCCCATTTTCCGGAACTGGATGAAAAAGACTGGCTTGAATATTCCCGCGAAGATCATTCAAGAGGTGAAAAAGACAGCCACGACCACAGCTTCATTGTGTTAGATCGGATTAGTTAA
- a CDS encoding thymidylate synthase yields MKQYLDLCRRIRDEGTTKDDRTGTGTKSVFGHQMRFDLSEGFPMVTTKKLHLKSIIHELLWFVAGDTNIKYLKDNGVRIWDEWADENGDLGPVYGHQWRSWPTPNGETVDQITNLIDMIKNNPDSRRLIVSAWNVADVDHMALPPCHCLFQFYVADGKLSCQLYQRSADVFLGVPFNIASYALLTMMIAQVCDLGLGDFVHTFGDAHLYLNHLEQIDLQLSRDPKPLPTMKINPDVKSIFDFKFEDFELCDYEAHPHIKGLVAV; encoded by the coding sequence ATGAAACAATATCTTGATTTATGTCGCCGCATTCGCGATGAAGGCACCACCAAAGATGACAGAACCGGTACAGGCACCAAAAGTGTTTTTGGTCATCAAATGCGTTTTGATCTTTCGGAAGGTTTTCCGATGGTCACCACGAAAAAACTTCATTTAAAATCGATTATTCATGAACTGCTTTGGTTTGTTGCCGGTGACACCAATATCAAATATTTAAAAGATAACGGCGTGCGTATCTGGGACGAATGGGCCGATGAAAATGGTGATCTTGGCCCCGTTTATGGCCATCAATGGCGTTCATGGCCGACACCAAATGGTGAAACGGTTGATCAGATCACGAACCTGATTGATATGATCAAAAATAACCCGGATAGTCGCCGTCTTATTGTTAGTGCATGGAATGTTGCGGATGTGGATCATATGGCCTTGCCACCATGTCATTGCTTGTTTCAATTTTATGTGGCCGATGGCAAATTAAGCTGTCAACTTTATCAACGTAGCGCCGACGTATTTCTGGGCGTGCCGTTTAACATTGCGTCATATGCGCTGCTGACCATGATGATTGCCCAAGTATGTGATCTGGGGCTGGGTGATTTTGTTCATACGTTTGGTGACGCGCATTTATACCTTAACCATTTGGAACAAATTGATTTGCAATTAAGCCGTGATCCAAAACCATTACCGACCATGAAAATCAACCCGGATGTGAAAAGCATTTTCGATTTCAAATTCGAGGATTTCGAGCTTTGCGATTACGAAGCCCATCCACATATTAAAGGATTGGTGGCCGTATAA
- a CDS encoding SspB family protein encodes MTDNIIKYDEMVQNALIGVVRDILTDTEKLGLPGEHHFYITFQTTHPGVIMPPYLRERYEDDMTIVLQNQFWDLNVEEDFFEISLSFNRNKEHLKIPFDALLGFFDPSVDFGLHFNTEVDETAEEIEEEATEETANVAAKDDDEAATDEASEEKDNIVTLDAFRNKK; translated from the coding sequence ATGACCGACAACATTATAAAATATGACGAAATGGTACAAAACGCCCTGATTGGCGTTGTCCGTGATATTTTAACTGATACTGAAAAACTTGGCCTTCCGGGCGAACATCATTTTTATATTACCTTTCAAACAACACATCCCGGCGTGATTATGCCACCTTACTTAAGGGAACGTTATGAAGACGATATGACAATCGTTCTTCAGAACCAGTTCTGGGATTTAAATGTTGAAGAAGATTTTTTTGAAATTTCACTAAGTTTCAACCGCAATAAAGAACATCTTAAAATTCCATTTGATGCACTTCTTGGTTTCTTTGATCCAAGCGTTGATTTCGGGCTTCATTTTAACACTGAAGTTGACGAAACAGCAGAAGAGATCGAGGAAGAAGCAACAGAAGAAACAGCAAATGTTGCAGCAAAAGATGATGATGAAGCGGCAACAGATGAAGCATCTGAAGAAAAAGACAACATCGTCACGCTCGATGCTTTCCGTAATAAGAAATAG